Genomic segment of Saccharomycodes ludwigii strain NBRC 1722 chromosome VI, whole genome shotgun sequence:
ATTCTTTGGAGCAGGTCATTTTATCACAAATTAATGTACCACATAATCTACAGTGATGTTTTTTCACAAACAATAAACTAGCAGTGGATAAATCACAGTAGCATATACCACAACTCGTAGCTTCCATGTCCCAAGGGacaatttgttgttgttctaATGATCGTATATCTGAGTTAATTTGTATGTTGGAAAAGAGTGtatatttatgtttttcTAATATCTTGTTTATACCATTAACTAGCTTAACTAATCTTAAATCCAATTGTAAAATTCTTAATTCCTTgtcattgttttttaatgtgCGTTGTTTTTGGAAACTTTCAAATTTGTCGACAACTAATCCAAAGTCGTTATATCCTggtttttcaataaaacatttatgACAACACCTACACCAAACACCACTGATAGAATGGTCGTATTCtgcatttttatttaattttattgcATTTCGACAATGCTTGAAACATTGAATCTTCCCACATTTTCTACAATTTATTGAATGTTTAAAGTCAATAATTTTACCGCATGTGGTACAATTATTAGTAGAATGTCGTGGTTGATAATGTGAAATCTTTAgatgaaaatttttatgAGTATTTATACTGCTGGTTTCACTATCATTACTGATActtttttctgtttcttTATGAATAGAATTGGGCGAAAACCCAATTTGCTTGGTGGCACTTTGAGTGGGAGTGATTCTTTTACTATTATGATTCGAATTATGTGATTTTGCCTGTTTCTTATTGGTTTGTGTGTTAGTTGTTGAATGGGAAGGTAGAGAAATTGTTGAAGAATTAGCAGTTGAAGAAGTTAGTTGAGAGTCATCTGCAAAGCCATGTTGTATATCTAAATGGCTATTTAATTGAACTATACCATACAATAACTCGCTACAGACTGGACATTCGTATTGttgattttgattattgttttctatATGAGTTGTGTCTGTATTATTATGGTTCATTGTATGTACATATAGTACGAaggtattattttttttttttgttttgtttttggcTAAAGTTTGATATAAAAATCaagtatataataaatgtaGTTGTTGCAGCACTTGAATTTGATTAAtctataataaataaataaggaCTGGTGTAGATCACCTATCTCTTTGTTTAATTAGTTGGTGTTATGACTTATTGActattataaattaaacaaacaaaagcaaaaaaaacaaacaaaaaaattttaaaagattaaaaatggtTAGGGCTTCTGTTTAAATGATTAAGAAATGAGAAAATAGGGCATTGAGATGAAGCTTCGGGGAAAAAATACTGTATAATATAAGCCCTAGATTaggttattatttattattcattatttccattttccattttccatttttcaTGCTGCTGTGTCCCAAATCATTTCTTTCAACAAACCAAAAACATCAAATGAAAATACTGATTGTTAAAGGAAGGGGacgaaaaaataaaataaaataaaatataataaaataaaataaacatgaGTGATTTCCTCATAATAAACATCCTACTAATAACATCTTTAATAGCTTATGTTTTCTGTTATAAAGTGTTATGGTTCAGAGTCCAAACCATCTTTGATATAATCCCCAAATCATTCGCCAGTGCTAATTCAGAAATATTCGAAAGTTTAAAATGTACGGTTGAAGATCATTTTTTGTACAAATTGTATTCTACATATTCAATTCCTTCTAAAATATTGATTAAGCTTATTCGgcatttattttcatttacaATCTCATTAAACGTAGTGGCTATAGAAATTGTGCTatggaaaattaaaactgcAAACATATCACAGACTAGTAACTTAATCACTACGGTAATATGGCCCTTTGATTTGTTTTCTCTTTCGATCTCCCTAATCCTGTTAATTCCCTTTATCCTTTTATTAGCTATTTTTCACAAATTTTTTAGTGCCTCATATTCCTTCAatacaatattatttatggCTAACGGCGCGACTTGGGCTTGgattttatcattaatttatattgATATCGGTCCTTTTTATCTTACCAACAGTTTATTGACCAAATTAGCCTTAATCGGTACCACCACCATGGCCGTTTTATCGGGAATTGCATCCATATCAACACCGTACAAGGCACTATCAGGTCTACTTCATaattacaataataataccaccGCCAATTTTGTCAAATATTTGGGTTTATTGACTAAAGACACCATACAGTATCAAATCAAAGATTGTGAAAAAAACATCCAGGAAAATATGGATATTGTACATAAACTGAACAATGTTAGCAAAGAAAGCATTAATGAAACaccaattattttaaaacgGAAACTAATGGATAAGATTGGACTTTATTACCTAGAACTAAACAACTTGAAAACTATTTCTCAAAAATCACTCGTAGCTAGATTATCCTCTCAGTGtttcaaattttgttttttaatttattgtaTATTTAAGTTGAGCACCGTATTTTTCATTACTATGCCACAATTCATCCATCATTGGAGAGACCATCCATTGGACTAcgaatttaaattttacgAAAAAGATTTGGATAGAGATCCTTTGGCTGTTTCCTTGGCACATATTTTGGATGCTATTTTGTTCAGTTTCAATTATCAGCAGGAATTGGATTCTTTAACAACGCTACTTTCTTTACtaatatcattatctttatttgtATGTTCAATTTCTACTGTACTAAATACAATATCCCAAATATTAAGGTTCTTACCGTCACGGTTCCAAATCCTGGAGTTATCTGTTATAGCCACTAATGGAAAAGGTTTGCCCGTTTCTAAAAACGAGGGGAAAATTAATACcctaaataataataccttATCCGTCATTAAAAACCTAATTTTTGTGGAGTTGACAGGCATTTATATCTTGTCCACTCTTTTACTAATCAGATCAAACTTGCCACAACAAATATCACAAACTTTGGACGATTTACTAGGTGAAAAACTAGCAATTTCTAGTATACGAATGGAAGTTTGGTTTGATTTGATGTATGCATTAAGTGCATCCTTTACTTCAACAgccatttttttcagtatATTACATGCtcatagaaataaaaaaaaacataacaaaaaatattcacaCTAACTTCCTAAATgctagtaataatagtaataaaaaatgatatttttaataaaccCTTCCCCCACCCCATCCCCTGTAACTTAgcaattataatttttttaaaatgtgtcctaaatatatatatatatatatatattaaacttaattataaatatataaatatcgGATAATAGTACATGATTTACTACGTTTAATGTTAACTTTTCAATGAGATTTTAGTTTTGAAGCACGGAAAAAGGccattttaattatttaaaatattatcagatgagaacgaaaaaaaaaaaaatattggaaaaGTACGAGGAAAAAGGCAAATCTAAATATAGAAACTATTTAAACTTGAGTTTTGGTAAGTTGTAATACCCAGTCTTTGAGGATTTTAATGTTGGCATTTCTACAACAAtcatttcatttttttcagcAGATAGCCTTCCAGCATACAAAAttggtttatatttttcacacatgtagaaaatattattattatctgaTGAAATATTTAGAAGTGGTCTATCAACTTTAGCAGCTTTgatcatatataaatccATGTTggcatcttcatcttcatcaacTTCATCCTCATCAACTTCCTGGGAATTCCCACCACCATATATGTaattattagaattaaCAACAGTCAAGCCATCATGTGTTCTTTTAGTAGAtacttttttccttctacTAGTTGGAATATCATAactaaaatcaaaattgcACAGCCATGTGTTGCCCCAAAACCATACCCTATTTTCCTTGTCTGGAAAAATACCCAAGCATTTGTCCTTTAGTGTGCTAAATTGTACTGGTAAGAAATCCGAATTAGCTTTAGACCATTGTGTTAGAGAGCTTTCTTCAGTATCACCCTCGTCATCATGTAGcttcttattttttggtaCATTAAAttcataaattttattgcCAGCAGTAGTTAAAATAATtgattttctattttcgttaaaattaatagcAGTAATATAGTTTGTTAAACGGGCTATCGGAAAAACTTCATTTGTAGTCATGTCGATATAATCAACAGCACCACAAATCCTAGTTATTAAAGCAGAATTAAATTTTGAACTAACCTCCATTAAATTAATCTTGTCCATATATGAAATCTTTGATTTGTGACTATTTAAATCTGGTAATTTGAACTCAGAAAAACATTTAGTGGCACcctcttcttcattttctaaGTCAACCATAAATATTTCATCTTCTGGGGTAACTAAAATGACATTAGTGTTATCAATAAACTTGATGTTCTTACATCCATTACTTGACAAAAATCTATTATCCAATTTAGTGACTTTTAAAACTTCACTGGTTGGatgcaaataaaaaatcttaGTGACAGTTAACCTGCcaacaattaaaatttgGCCATCTTTTGATAATGCACATGTATTTATGTTTTCAGTGTCTTTTAAAACTAATTTACAAACCAGcttataatttttgttgctgCCAGTAACTACATCTTCCCCAATAAACCATATTTTGACAACTTGGTCCTTCCATGAGCATACTAGTCTTTGTTCTTCGTTTATTATGGTTTGAGGTTTAAACGGAACAACAGACAGTTTCCTATAACTGGAATCGGCAAATGATGTTAATGACGaaacaataatagattTTTCTACACCACCAGAAACTAAGAAATCCGCACCCTTTGATTGATAGCTAGCCATAGCTCTAACATCACTCGCATGGAATAACCTATTGGTAGATATGGTCCAATtggaaacatttttaaaattctGTTGTTCATAagtaaaattataaattttccTGTCAATTCCTGCGCTGAAAATCCTGGTATTAGTGGCATCTGTGGCCAAGCACAATACGTCAACATCATGTGGCTTAAAAGATTGCTTTAAAGTAGCAAATTTAAAATCCCAAATTTTAACCGAGCCAGTAGAATCACCAGTGACTATTTGGTCCCTTAATggtaaatataaaacacaCCAAATTAAAGTGGATTCCTTTTTGGATTTGTCCACTTTCATAGTGTGCAATAGTCTGCCATACTCTTCCCTCTTTACGGACCAAATCCTTATTCTTCCATCAGAACACCCACCAATCACAAAATCATCGGTCTTCCAAGCTACTGTTAATACTCTTGAATCTTGTCtttgcaaaatattttcatgtTCAAAAACGCCTGGACCACCAGAAATGTTTATTATAACAACATTTCCATTATCACAACCAACTGCTAACTTAGTGTGAGATGAATTGATTGCAATGGACCAAATCACACCTGAATTACAGTCGTAGTTTCTTAATGGTAACCCAGTAGACAAATCCCATTCTGTCACTACAGTGGTGCCAccaatagaaaataatcTTAGTGATTCTCCAGGGATATTGCACCAAACCAATCCTTCAATAGATCTTTCTGCGGCGTTGggaattaataattcttgAAACCAATCATTCCTTGGATTCCAAATTTCAATTTGGCCATCAGATCTCCCAACTGCGAGTCTTAAATCGTTtggtgttattttatttacattTGAATTATGAGAAAATGCTAATGATGTGATGTTACCCTGttcaaaattaacaaatctTGATCTATGAATCAAGACTTCATTAGACGTTGTCATGATGCGatttcgttttttttttttattattcttaataTTTCTATACTTTGTAATTAAGAAAGCCTTTTGTGTTTCTCTTTAGTGTTTTCTATTTGGGGAATTTTAAAGTATCTATAAGAGGGGAATTGTAGTTGATGACTTGTTTGAACCAATTGACAAATGTTGtaatggaaaaaataaaaaatattttcttttcttttcttttcttttctttttttactcatttttgtttcgtgaaataattttttttttcaaaaaaaaaaaaaaagaaaagaaaaaaagaaaaaaagaaaaaagaaaaaaagaaaaaaagaaaaaaaaaaaaaaaaaaaaaaaagtaaaccCGAATATCTATTTTGTCCGTTTATAAATGGTCTCGATTCTTTTAGCAAAAAGTTTACGTAGAGTCGTATTAAAACAGACAACATATTTTCCATCATTTCattatttcaattttaaatgaCAAATGTCGATGGTCCTAATAAACAATCCAACTCAAAATCACTTCTTTCTCTATTATTTCAAAGTAActagtattaaaaaaacagaaaaaagggaaatatGATGTCTAGTAATGATAATTCGTCTTCTTCCGTAATTAATCAAGACATTCCAAGCAGTTCTCAAGAGGGTTATCTTACAGAAAACACGATAGATCAACAAATTTTCAGGTCTATTGCAGATGTTTTCCAAAAGGCACAATTAACTTATGCTGGGCATAGAAAACATGTTGCcattttaagaaaaatacaGATGAAAGCTTACCAACAAAATTATGATGAGATTTTTAATCTGTGGTTTTGTAAAATGATCTCAAAGGTTTTACTTATAAAAAAGACGGATCCTTTGGGTGACAGAATCGTTAGATTAGTGGCGGGATTTATAGCTAGCTGGGAAAAGCATGTTATAAAAGTAAATGAAGAACTGGGCAACGATACAAATGATGAAGCACTGGGCTTTAGTAAGTTTTTAAACACATTTATGCGATATATTCTAAGAGCCATAGAATGcaagaataaaattattcgTTATAGGGTTACACAATTCATTGCCATCATTATGGATAATATAACTGAAATAGATGAAgaattatttgatattttatcttGGTCCATTTCGAAAAGGGTTACCGATAAAGAGCCCAGCGTTAGAATCCAAGCTATTTTTTGCATGACCAAGTTTCAAAACGATGAAGAGGTTGATAACAGTGACAATGACAGTGATATTAACGCCattaaaactttaataaaGATCCTAAGAAATGACCCAGCACCTGAAGTACGTAGAGCTTCTATGCTAAATTTGatacaaaataatgatacaGTTCCATTTATATTAGAAAGGATAAGAGATGTAAATGTTATTAACAGAAGATTAATCTTTTCTAgagttttgaaaaattttgacGATTTCACCATGATAAATAGAAacattttagaaaaattgaTTACTTGGGGGATGGAGGATAGAGAAGAAAGTGTTCGTAGAGCCTGTTCTAATTTGATTTCACATCATTGGTTAAATAAAGTGAATGGCGATATTATGaaacttttgaaaaaattgaatgtGACAAAATCGTCTATCGCtaataaagttttgatGACTTTATTTAGGAATAGACACgatattattgaaaagatAACATTTCCTAAAGAGGTATGGCAAAATTTAACGCCCGAAGtctcatttttattaaaggtATTTTATCAGTATTGCTTAGAAAATGATTTACAAAGCGTTATTgaagataatttttttgagtCTGCTGAATTGGCCACCATTATAAAACTATATGCAAATGGCGCttttgaagaaaagaatGAGGAAGACCTCTTTATCTTCCAACAGTTATTGGATGTAGCCTCAAAATATGACTATAGCGATGAAATAGGTAGAAGAGATATGCTAAATTTAGTTCgaaatattttgtttacaCAGATATTAGATCAACAAACGACAAAATTATCTATAAATACTTTAAAGAAGTTAGctattaatgaaaaagattttatagCTATCACCATTGATATCATCCAGGATATTCGAGATGAACAGATTGAAAACGGGGAGATTTCTAATACTGATAACTTAAGCGAAGTAGAAGAGCTGGaagaaaatggaaaagataataaaacggataccaacattaaaaatagtttGAATAAAAACGGCATAATTGGTGATGACGTTAAAGAAACTGAAGATGACTCTGTTGCCATTGAATCTTTTGCTTCGGCTGTTGATGGATACGTAAATCAATCTTTGGCTAATTCTAGTCGTATTTCTGAAAGTAATGTTTCCCAATCTTTAATTGTTGATGATTTAGACGAAACTACATTAGTAAGATGTTTGAATATGTCAAGGTATATGTTAGAAATTGTCGAAGAACCAGCTGATAGTATTACAATGTCCTCATTGATTGATACTTTGATTACACCTGCGGTTCGCAATACTGATCCAGATATTAGAAACTTGGGAATAAGGAACTTAGGTTTATGCTGTTTATTGGATATTGAATTGGCTACAGAGAATATGTATATTCTAGGTATGTGTGTTTCTAAGGGTAATCCTACTCTAAAGAAAATAGCACTGGAGGTCATTGTGGATATCTTTTCCTTGTATGGTACAAAGATAGTCGATGGTGAGGGAAAAGTTGATTCTTTATCTAttcataaaatattttatcgaGTGTTAAAAAATGCTGATCACCCTGAATGTCAATCAGTAGCGGCAGAAGGATTATGCAAGTTATTTTTGTGTGATACCTTTGTTGATGACGATCTATTTGAAAcattaattttatcttatttttctcCAGCAAACCAGGACAACGAGCTTTTGATTCAAGCCTTTGCATTTTGTTTACCAGTATATTGTTATTCCCATATTCAGCATCAAGAGAAAATGGCTAAGATTGCGGCTGACGTGTTGTTTAGATTGTCCATGTTATGGTCAGATATACAGTCTGGAGAAGATAGTTCTTATAGCAACGATTCGATGTTGAAACCAAGTAAAATTTTACAGCAGTTGGTTGATTGGGTAGACCCATTTCGTGTTGTAAAGTTATCTGAAGAGGATGCTTTGAGATCAAATACTCAATTGGAATTTTTACATGTGTTATTGCAAATATTTGAAAGgtttgaaaacaaaaacgtaaaaaaaatgattttaacTAGTTTGAATAGATTTAAGGTttgtaaagaaaaagactTAAAGTTAATGATGAATATACGAGAATCTTTAGAagatattttggaaaacgATCCCATAGATAAAGTTTGTATTAATTCCatgaataaatttttgaCTGATTTATCTAAATGTATTGAAGAAAACGATCAATCAGTAGAGAACTCGTCCCATACTAAtgaggaggaggaggaggacGAGGAGGAGCATGAGCAGgagaagaaagaagaatatAGTAATTTGCAAGAGGAACAAACTACGGCGACTAATAAGGagtttaataacaacattAAAGACAATGCTaatatatcttttattatgaaCTCAAAAATTTCCGACCTTGGGGGAGTtggagaagaaaaagaaaaagaaaaagaaaaagaaaaagaaaaagaaaaagaaaaagaaaaagaaaaagaaaaaggcaaatttgatgatgatttgaTCAGCACAAAAGgtattaaaagaagaagggaAAGTAATTCTGATAGTGAGGGGGAAGAACATTTTGATGATGCTATTGATAAGAAGGAGGATAACTCTGAAAATAAGGGACTAGTTAACCAAAAATTGGAAGTTTCTGATAGTGTTGATTTCCGAATTAATGATAGTGCATTATCCACAACTGATTATAATGCTACAACTCCTTCTGGTTCAAACTTGAaccatcaaaaaaaaaatgtcagTTTTGCTTTTCCAGATGTGAGCTCAGATGAGTTATCTTCCGTTAGCTACGTAGATAACAATGACGAAAATTAGagttttttgttgtttttttttagctatattataatagttatttataaagaaaatttattaaaaggaAGGAAAGAAATAAGTTATAAAAGATGTGTAAACCTCATAAAAATTAGttacaaacaaaaaggGGAGAAATGATGTTATGTATGGAGTGAAATGAAATATAAAACgataatgaaataaaaataaaaataaaaagaaaaataaaaataaaaataaaacctcAGAcgataaataataacaataatacctaaaaaaattctttcaATATTTGATCATCTTTCAAGTTTTCtccaacaaaataataaatttctaACAAAAGATTGGGGAATCTTCTagcataataataataataacccTCTGGAATAGGCCCCATGATTGATGCCAAATCCTCTGGTAAATCCATGAAATGatgatatttatttctaaatGCTCTCAATAAATCCATAATTCTTGCTCCACTATATTTTCTATACTTTCCTAGATTATCTAAAAAGACTTGGTCAAATTTCTTGGTCCAATCGTGATTAGGTATG
This window contains:
- the PEP7 gene encoding phosphatidylinositol-3-phosphate binding protein (similar to Saccharomyces cerevisiae YDR323C | PEP7 | carboxyPEPtidase Y-deficient) is translated as MNHNNTDTTHIENNNQNQQYECPVCSELLYGIVQLNSHLDIQHGFADDSQLTSSTANSSTISLPSHSTTNTQTNKKQAKSHNSNHNSKRITPTQSATKQIGFSPNSIHKETEKSISNDSETSSINTHKNFHLKISHYQPRHSTNNCTTCGKIIDFKHSINCRKCGKIQCFKHCRNAIKLNKNAEYDHSISGVWCRCCHKCFIEKPGYNDFGLVVDKFESFQKQRTLKNNDKELRILQLDLRLVKLVNGINKILEKHKYTLFSNIQINSDIRSLEQQQIVPWDMEATSCGICYCDLSTASLLFVKKHHCRLCGTLICDKMTCSKEFPLLLICAIIESANEYGKSKLPMDTRLAKNNATRYPDLQIRLCSNCIQLTFTKKKFQMDLQQAPSPLLEYCEKLYNLRKVLDSMIPTFSGLCDNIIESSLKGCNNPNDLENSEQFIKMKGKIFELFFRYEEVSNYIDKLTCSTDSEKLMRSNIKTYSAIYIAENFVPLRSKLGAILQKVLAKEQNSISNNDEMRNIEDIKKIKKFREELVVLQEQKFLVEKMMDTAKRNRKFDELEVLKKNLDEINGYIEETQAQLGNEAFVSL
- a CDS encoding uncharacterized protein (similar to Saccharomyces cerevisiae YHR078W | high osmolarity-regulated gene of unknown function), producing MSDFLIINILLITSLIAYVFCYKVLWFRVQTIFDIIPKSFASANSEIFESLKCTVEDHFLYKLYSTYSIPSKILIKLIRHLFSFTISLNVVAIEIVLWKIKTANISQTSNLITTVIWPFDLFSLSISLILLIPFILLLAIFHKFFSASYSFNTILFMANGATWAWILSLIYIDIGPFYLTNSLLTKLALIGTTTMAVLSGIASISTPYKALSGLLHNYNNNTTANFVKYLGLLTKDTIQYQIKDCEKNIQENMDIVHKLNNVSKESINETPIILKRKLMDKIGLYYLELNNLKTISQKSLVARLSSQCFKFCFLIYCIFKLSTVFFITMPQFIHHWRDHPLDYEFKFYEKDLDRDPLAVSLAHILDAILFSFNYQQELDSLTTLLSLLISLSLFVCSISTVLNTISQILRFLPSRFQILELSVIATNGKGLPVSKNEGKINTLNNNTLSVIKNLIFVELTGIYILSTLLLIRSNLPQQISQTLDDLLGEKLAISSIRMEVWFDLMYALSASFTSTAIFFSILHAHRNKKKHNKKYSH
- the UTP4 gene encoding small subunit rRNA maturation protein UTP4 (similar to Saccharomyces cerevisiae YDR324C | UTP4 | U Three Protein); this translates as MTTSNEVLIHRSRFVNFEQGNITSLAFSHNSNVNKITPNDLRLAVGRSDGQIEIWNPRNDWFQELLIPNAAERSIEGLVWCNIPGESLRLFSIGGTTVVTEWDLSTGLPLRNYDCNSGVIWSIAINSSHTKLAVGCDNGNVVIINISGGPGVFEHENILQRQDSRVLTVAWKTDDFVIGGCSDGRIRIWSVKREEYGRLLHTMKVDKSKKESTLIWCVLYLPLRDQIVTGDSTGSVKIWDFKFATLKQSFKPHDVDVLCLATDATNTRIFSAGIDRKIYNFTYEQQNFKNVSNWTISTNRLFHASDVRAMASYQSKGADFLVSGGVEKSIIVSSLTSFADSSYRKLSVVPFKPQTIINEEQRLVCSWKDQVVKIWFIGEDVVTGSNKNYKLVCKLVLKDTENINTCALSKDGQILIVGRLTVTKIFYLHPTSEVLKVTKLDNRFLSSNGCKNIKFIDNTNVILVTPEDEIFMVDLENEEEGATKCFSEFKLPDLNSHKSKISYMDKINLMEVSSKFNSALITRICGAVDYIDMTTNEVFPIARLTNYITAINFNENRKSIILTTAGNKIYEFNVPKNKKLHDDEGDTEESSLTQWSKANSDFLPVQFSTLKDKCLGIFPDKENRVWFWGNTWLCNFDFSYDIPTSRRKKVSTKRTHDGLTVVNSNNYIYGGGNSQEVDEDEVDEDEDANMDLYMIKAAKVDRPLLNISSDNNNIFYMCEKYKPILYAGRLSAEKNEMIVVEMPTLKSSKTGYYNLPKLKFK
- the YCG1 gene encoding condensin subunit YCG1 (similar to Saccharomyces cerevisiae YDR325W | YCG1 | Yeast Cap G); protein product: MMSSNDNSSSSVINQDIPSSSQEGYLTENTIDQQIFRSIADVFQKAQLTYAGHRKHVAILRKIQMKAYQQNYDEIFNLWFCKMISKVLLIKKTDPLGDRIVRLVAGFIASWEKHVIKVNEELGNDTNDEALGFSKFLNTFMRYILRAIECKNKIIRYRVTQFIAIIMDNITEIDEELFDILSWSISKRVTDKEPSVRIQAIFCMTKFQNDEEVDNSDNDSDINAIKTLIKILRNDPAPEVRRASMLNLIQNNDTVPFILERIRDVNVINRRLIFSRVLKNFDDFTMINRNILEKLITWGMEDREESVRRACSNLISHHWLNKVNGDIMKLLKKLNVTKSSIANKVLMTLFRNRHDIIEKITFPKEVWQNLTPEVSFLLKVFYQYCLENDLQSVIEDNFFESAELATIIKLYANGAFEEKNEEDLFIFQQLLDVASKYDYSDEIGRRDMLNLVRNILFTQILDQQTTKLSINTLKKLAINEKDFIAITIDIIQDIRDEQIENGEISNTDNLSEVEELEENGKDNKTDTNIKNSLNKNGIIGDDVKETEDDSVAIESFASAVDGYVNQSLANSSRISESNVSQSLIVDDLDETTLVRCLNMSRYMLEIVEEPADSITMSSLIDTLITPAVRNTDPDIRNLGIRNLGLCCLLDIELATENMYILGMCVSKGNPTLKKIALEVIVDIFSLYGTKIVDGEGKVDSLSIHKIFYRVLKNADHPECQSVAAEGLCKLFLCDTFVDDDLFETLILSYFSPANQDNELLIQAFAFCLPVYCYSHIQHQEKMAKIAADVLFRLSMLWSDIQSGEDSSYSNDSMLKPSKILQQLVDWVDPFRVVKLSEEDALRSNTQLEFLHVLLQIFERFENKNVKKMILTSLNRFKVCKEKDLKLMMNIRESLEDILENDPIDKVCINSMNKFLTDLSKCIEENDQSVENSSHTNEEEEEDEEEHEQEKKEEYSNLQEEQTTATNKEFNNNIKDNANISFIMNSKISDLGGVGEEKEKEKEKEKEKEKEKEKEKEKGKFDDDLISTKGIKRRRESNSDSEGEEHFDDAIDKKEDNSENKGLVNQKLEVSDSVDFRINDSALSTTDYNATTPSGSNLNHQKKNVSFAFPDVSSDELSSVSYVDNNDEN